Proteins encoded in a region of the Pigmentiphaga litoralis genome:
- a CDS encoding Bug family tripartite tricarboxylate transporter substrate binding protein — translation MQLFGHRLSAIVIGLTACGFAASAAQAAYPDHAITIVVPTAAGGGNDAFARIVGQKMSEGLGQTVVVINKAGAQGAIGTEFVARAPADGYTILLGYIATHGINPALQKLRYDPVADFKGIGRLANSPTLLIVSSASKINSVKELIERGKAADSKLNYASAGQGTAPHVTAELFKLATGTNMLHVPYKGSAPAVTDTLAGTTQVMFPSLFGAYPHLSTGKIKALAVAGDKRTPLLKDVPTLAELGVKGVDVPQWYALFAPAKTDQAIIDRLNKELNIALKDPDVQAKLAEQGADVSPSTPAELDAFVKSEVTRWKGVVKQANIPVE, via the coding sequence GCCGCCCAGGCTGCCTACCCTGACCACGCGATCACCATCGTCGTCCCGACCGCGGCCGGTGGCGGCAACGACGCGTTTGCGCGTATCGTCGGCCAGAAGATGAGCGAAGGCCTTGGCCAGACCGTGGTCGTGATCAACAAGGCTGGCGCGCAAGGCGCGATCGGCACCGAATTCGTGGCCCGCGCCCCGGCCGACGGCTACACGATCCTGCTGGGCTACATCGCCACGCACGGTATCAACCCCGCGCTGCAGAAGCTGCGTTACGACCCGGTTGCGGACTTCAAGGGCATCGGCCGCCTGGCCAACTCGCCCACGCTGCTGATCGTGTCGTCGGCCTCCAAGATCAACTCTGTCAAGGAACTGATCGAGCGCGGCAAGGCAGCGGACAGCAAGCTGAACTACGCATCGGCGGGTCAGGGTACGGCGCCGCACGTGACGGCCGAGCTGTTCAAGCTGGCGACCGGCACCAACATGCTGCACGTCCCGTACAAGGGTTCGGCCCCTGCCGTGACCGACACGCTGGCGGGCACGACCCAGGTCATGTTCCCGAGCCTGTTCGGCGCCTACCCGCACCTGTCGACCGGCAAGATCAAGGCCCTGGCCGTGGCCGGTGACAAGCGCACCCCGCTGCTGAAAGACGTCCCGACGCTGGCTGAACTGGGTGTGAAGGGCGTGGACGTACCCCAGTGGTATGCGCTGTTTGCCCCGGCCAAGACCGATCAGGCGATCATCGACCGCCTGAACAAGGAACTGAACATTGCACTGAAGGATCCGGACGTGCAGGCCAAGCTGGCCGAGCAGGGCGCGGACGTGAGCCCGAGCACCCCGGCCGAGCTGGATGCCTTCGTGAAGAGCGAAGTCACCCGCTGGAAGGGTGTCGTGAAGCAGGCCAACATTCCGGTGGAATAA